One part of the Arabidopsis thaliana chromosome 1 sequence genome encodes these proteins:
- the MEE5 gene encoding Ribosomal protein S5/Elongation factor G/III/V family protein (MATERNAL EFFECT EMBRYO ARREST 5 (MEE5); FUNCTIONS IN: translation factor activity, nucleic acid binding, GTP binding, translation elongation factor activity, GTPase activity; INVOLVED IN: regulation of embryo sac egg cell differentiation, embryo development ending in seed dormancy; LOCATED IN: nuclear speck, cell wall, plasma membrane; EXPRESSED IN: whole plant, cultured cell; CONTAINS InterPro DOMAIN/s: Protein synthesis factor, GTP-binding (InterPro:IPR000795), Translation elongation factor EFG/EF2, domain IV (InterPro:IPR005517), Small GTP-binding protein (InterPro:IPR005225), Translation elongation factor EFG/EF2, C-terminal (InterPro:IPR000640), Translation elongation factor EFTu/EF1A, domain 2 (InterPro:IPR004161), Ribosomal protein S5 domain 2-type fold (InterPro:IPR020568), Ribosomal protein S5 domain 2-type fold, subgroup (InterPro:IPR014721), Elongation factor G/III/V (InterPro:IPR009022), Translation elongation/initiation factor/Ribosomal, beta-barrel (InterPro:IPR009000); BEST Arabidopsis thaliana protein match is: Ribosomal protein S5/Elongation factor G/III/V family protein (TAIR:AT5G25230.1); Has 61019 Blast hits to 57504 proteins in 4658 species: Archae - 1314; Bacteria - 38464; Metazoa - 2393; Fungi - 1714; Plants - 1333; Viruses - 1; Other Eukaryotes - 15800 (source: NCBI BLink).) codes for MESSLYDEFGNYVGPEIESDRDSDDEVEDEDLQDKHLEENGSDGEQGPGGSNGWITTINDVEMENQIVLPEDKKYYPTAEEVYGEDVETLVMDEDEQPLEQPIIKPVRDIRFEVGVKDQATYVSTQFLIGLMSNPALVRNVALVGHLQHGKTVFMDMLVEQTHHMSTFNAKNEKHMKYTDTRVDEQERNISIKAVPMSLVLEDSRSKSYLCNIMDTPGHVNFSDEMTASLRLADGAVLIVDAAEGVMVNTERAIRHAIQDHLPIVVVINKVDRLITELKLPPRDAYYKLRHTIEVINNHISAASTTAGDLPLIDPAAGNVCFASGTAGWSFTLQSFAKMYAKLHGVAMDVDKFASRLWGDVYYHSDTRVFKRSPPVGGGERAFVQFILEPLYKIYSQVIGEHKKSVETTLAELGVTLSNSAYKLNVRPLLRLACSSVFGSASGFTDMLVKHIPSPREAAARKVDHSYTGTKDSPIYESMVECDPSGPLMVNVTKLYPKSDTSVFDVFGRVYSGRLQTGQSVRVLGEGYSPEDEEDMTIKEVTKLWIYQARYRIPVSSAPPGSWVLIEGVDASIMKTATLCNASYDEDVYIFRALQFNTLPVVKTATEPLNPSELPKMVEGLRKISKSYPLAITKVEESGEHTILGTGELYLDSIMKDLRELYSEVEVKVADPVVSFCETVVESSSMKCFAETPNKKNKITMIAEPLDRGLAEDIENGVVSIDWNRKQLGDFFRTKYDWDLLAARSIWAFGPDKQGPNILLDDTLPTEVDRNLMMAVKDSIVQGFQWGAREGPLCDEPIRNVKFKIVDARIAPEPLHRGSGQMIPTARRVAYSAFLMATPRLMEPVYYVEIQTPIDCVTAIYTVLSRRRGHVTSDVPQPGTPAYIVKAFLPVIESFGFETDLRYHTQGQAFCLSVFDHWAIVPGDPLDKAIQLRPLEPAPIQHLAREFMVKTRRRKGMSEDVSGNKFFDEAMMVELAQQTGDLHLQMI; via the exons ATGGAAAGTAGCTTGTATGATGAGTTTGGTAACTATGTTGGACCTGAGATTGAGTCTGACAGagatagtgatgatgaagtagaagatgaagatctcCAAGATAAGCATCTTGAAGAAAATGGTTCCGATGGCGAACAAGGGCCTGGGGGTTCTAATGGCTGGATTACCACTATCAATGATGTTGAGATGGAGAACCAAATTGTTCTTCCTGAGGATAAGAAGTACTACCCTACTGCTGAGGAGGTTTATGGTGAGGATGTTGAGACCTTGGTTATGGATGAAGATGAGCAGCCTCTTGAGCAACCCATTATCAAACCTGTTAGAGATATTAGATTTGAGGTGGGGGTCAAAGATCAAGCAACGTATGTGTCAACACAGTTTCTTATCGGCCTCATGTCTAATCCTGCGCTTGTGAGGAATGTTGCTCTTGTGGGGCATCTACAGCACGGCAAAACTGTCTTCATGGATATGTTGGTAGAGCAGACGCATCATATGTCTACTTTTAATGCTAAAAACGAGAAGCATATGAAATATACAGACACACGAGTCGATGAGCAGGAGAGAAATATATCAATCAAGGCGGTTCCAATGTCTCTTGTCCTTGAGGACAGTAGATCCAAATCATACCTGTGCAATATCATGGATACCCCTGGACATGTCAATTTCTCTGACGAAATGACTGCTTCTTTAAGACTTGCTGATGGTGCTGTTCTGATTGTTGATGCTGCTGAAGGAGTGATG GTTAACACAGAGAGAGCTATACGGCATGCAATCCAGGACCATCTCCCTATTGTAGTTGTTATCAATAAG GTTGACAGGCTCATAACTGAGCTCAAACTACCTCCAAGGGATGCTTACTACAAGCTGAGGCATACAATTGAAGTCATTAATAACCACATATCTGCTGCTTCAACAACTGCTGGAGACTTACCTCTTATAGACCCTGCAGCTGGAAATGTATGTTTTGCCAGTGGTACAGCCGGATGGTCCTTCACATTACAATCTTTTGCTAAAATGTATGCCAAGCTTCATGGTGTGGCCATGGACGTGGATAAGTTTGCATCTCGACTTTGGGGAGATGTATATTATCACTCTGATACTAGGGTATTCAAGAGAAGTCCTCCAGTAGGTGGTGGAGAAAGAGCATTTGTTCAGTTTATTCTGGAGCCCCTATACAAGATATACAGCCAAGTGATAGGTGAACATAAGAAGAGTGTAGAGACCACCCTTGCAGAATTAGGAGTGACTCTGAGTAATAGTGCATATAAGCTGAACGTCAGACCTCTACTTAGGTTAGCCTGTAGTTCAGTGTTTGGTTCGGCATCAGGGTTCACTGATATGTTGGTAAAGCACATTCCTTCACCCAGAGAGGCTGCAGCTAGGAAGGTCGACCATTCATATACCGGAACCAAAGATTCCCCCATTTATGAATCAATGGTAGAATGTGATCCATCTGGACCTCTCATGGTTAATGTGACAAAGTTGTACCCCAAATCAGATACTAGTGTTTTTGATGTGTTTGGAAGAGTTTATAGTGGTAGGCTTCAAACAGGGCAAAGCGTACGTGTACTAGGAGAAGGGTATTCACCTGAGGATGAGGAGGACATGACTATAAAAGAAGTGACGAAGCTATGGATATATCAAGCTAGGTATAGAATACCAGTAAGCAGTGCCCCTCCCGGTTCCTGGGTTTTAATTGAAGGTGTCGATGCATCCATCATGAAAACTGCGACTCTGTGTAATGCAAGCTATGATGAAGATGTCTACATATTCCGGGCTCTCCAATTTAATACCCTCCCAGTAGTCAAGACTGCAACTGAGCCTTTGAATCCTAGTGAGCTGCCTAAAATGGTGGAAGGGCTTAGGAAAATTAGCAAAAGCTATCCCCTTGCGATTACCAAAGTTGAGGAGTCTGGGGAACATACTATTCTAGGCACAGGTGAGTTGTACTTGGATTCAATCATGAAGGACCTCAGGGAGCTCTATTCAGAGGTCGAAGTAAAG GTTGCAGATCCGGTGGTCTCCTTCTGTGAGACAGTGGTTGAATCTTCGTCGATGAAGTGTTTTGCTGAgacaccaaacaaaaagaacaaaataactaTG ATTGCAGAGCCATTGGATAGAGGACTTGCAGAGGACATTGAGAATGGCGTTGTAAGCATTGACTGGAACAGAAAACAACTTGGTGACTTCTTCAGGACGAAATATGACTGGGATTTACTTGCTGCACGTTCCATCTGGGCTTTTGGCCCTGACAAACAG GGGCCAAACATATTATTGGATGACACCCTTCCAACTGAGGTGGACAGGAACTTGATGATGGCAGTGAAAGACTCCATTGTTCAAGG GTTCCAGTGGGGTGCTCGTGAAGGTCCCCTCTGTGATGAGCCCATCAGAAATGTAAAGTTCAAGATTGTTGATGCACGGATAGCACCAGAGCCATTGCATAGAGGATCTGGTCAGATGATTCCAACAGCAAGACGTGTTGCATATTCAGCTTTTCTAATGGCAACTCCAAGGCTAATGGAACCTGTCTACTATGTGGAG ATACAAACACCAATCGACTGTGTAACTGCAATCTACACAGTTTTGTCACGTAGACGTGGGCATGTCACATCTGATGTTCCTCAACCCGGTACTCCAGCTTATATCGTGAAg GCCTTTCTGCCTGTGATAGAGTCCTTTGGGTTTGAGACAGATCTGAGGTACCACACTCAGGGACAAGCCTTTTGCCTATCTGTGTTTGATCACTGGGCCATTGTGCCAGGAGACCCTCTAGACAAAGCCATCCAGTTGCGCCCACTTGAGCCCGCTCCTATTCAGCATCTAGCTCGGGAATTCATGGTCAAGACCCGCCGTAGAAAG GGAATGAGCGAAGACGTCAGCGGAAATAAATTCTTTGATGAAGCGATGATGGTAGAGCTTGCCCAGCAAACAGGCGATCTCCATCTGCAGATGATTTGA
- the CLE3 gene encoding CLAVATA3/ESR-RELATED 3 (CLAVATA3/ESR-RELATED 3 (CLE3); BEST Arabidopsis thaliana protein match is: CLAVATA3/ESR-RELATED 4 (TAIR:AT2G31081.1); Has 21 Blast hits to 21 proteins in 5 species: Archae - 0; Bacteria - 0; Metazoa - 0; Fungi - 0; Plants - 21; Viruses - 0; Other Eukaryotes - 0 (source: NCBI BLink).) — protein MASLKLWVCLVLLLVLELTSVHECRPLVAEERFSGSSRLKKIRRELFERLKEMKGRSEGEETILGNTLDSKRLSPGGPDPRHH, from the coding sequence ATGGCAAGTCTCAAGTTATGGGTTTGTTTGGTCCTGCTTCTAGTACTCGAATTGACATCGGTGCACGAATGTCGACCATTGGTTGCCGAAGAGAGATTTTCTGGTTCAAGTCGTTTGAAAAAGATAAGACGTGAACTTTTTGAGAGGTTAAAAGAGATGAAGGGGAGATCAGAAGGCGAAGAGACGATCCTTGGAAATACTCTTGACTCAAAGCGGCTTAGTCCCGGTGGTCCTGACCCGAGGCATCACTGA
- the GTE4 gene encoding global transcription factor group E4 (global transcription factor group E4 (GTE4); FUNCTIONS IN: DNA binding; INVOLVED IN: DNA mediated transformation, cell cycle, root development; LOCATED IN: cellular_component unknown; EXPRESSED IN: 23 plant structures; EXPRESSED DURING: 13 growth stages; CONTAINS InterPro DOMAIN/s: Bromodomain (InterPro:IPR001487); BEST Arabidopsis thaliana protein match is: DNA-binding bromodomain-containing protein (TAIR:AT1G17790.1).): MASEPVNGGEGIDGAREKQIIKVYKRKGKGQRKQSSFFALEAAIEKPEGLLENENDNNDVSPAETLAPEFEDPIVVVKNSIEEAALGTNSHGDKNLTEAPSENLPGDDSDKVIDKPLVEAFSQAQPQDDASLAAMDKSEEVPSQIPKAQDDVNTVVVDENSIKEPPKSLAQEDVTTVIVDKNPIEAPSQTLSLEDGDTLVVDKNPIEVSSEEDVHVIDADNLIKEAHPENFVERDTTDAQQPAGLTSDSAHATAAGSMPMEEDADGRIRIHVASTTKQQKEEIRKKLEDQLNVVRGMVKKIEDKEGEIGAYNDSRVLINTGINNGGGRILSGFASAGLPREVIRAPRPVNQLSISVLENTQGVNEHVEKEKRTPKANQFYRNSEFLLGDKLPPAESNKKSKSSSKKQGGDVGHGFGAGTKVFKNCSALLERLMKHKHGWVFNAPVDVKGLGLLDYYTIIEHPMDLGTIKSALMKNLYKSPREFAEDVRLTFHNAMTYNPEGQDVHLMAVTLLQIFEERWAVIEADYNREMRFVTGYEMNLPTPTMRSRLGPTMPPPPINVRNTIDRADWSNRQPTTTPGRTPTSATPSGRTPALKKPKANEPNKRDMTYEEKQKLSGHLQNLPPDKLDAIVQIVNKRNTAVKLRDEEIEVDIDSVDPETLWELDRFVTNYKKGLSKKKRKAELAIQARAEAERNSQQQMAPAPAAHEFSREGGNTAKKTLPTPLPSQVEKQNNETSRSSSSSSSSSSSSSSDSDSDSSSSSGSDQT; this comes from the exons ATGGCTTCGGAGCCTGTTAACGGAGGAGAAGGTATCGATGGAGCTAGAGAGAAGCAAATCATCAAAGTTTATAAGAGGAAAGGCAAAGGTCAAAGAAAACAGTCATCTTTCTTTGCCCTTGAGGCTGCCATCGAGAAACCTGAGGGGCTATTAGAAAACGAGAATGATAACAATGATGTGAGTCCTGCCGAAACTCTAGCTCCAGAGTTTGAGGATCCTATAGTTGTGGTGAAGAATTCTATCGAAGAGGCTGCTCTTGGGACTAATTCTCATGGAGACAAAAACTTAACTGAAGCGCCTTCTGAAAACCTGCCTGGTGATGATTCAGACAAAGTCATTGACAAGCCTCTTGTCGAAGCATTTTCTCAAGCTCAACCACAGGATGATGCCAGTTTGGCCGCTATGGACAAGTCTGAAGAAGTACCTTCTCAGATCCCCAAAGCTCAAGATGATGTCAATACAGTGGTTGTTGATGAAAACTCTATCAAGGAACCTCCTAAAAGCCTTGCCCAAGAAGATGTTACCACTGTGATTGTTGACAAGAACCCTATCGAAGCACCTTCTCAAACCCTATCCCTGGAAGATGGTGATACTCTTGTTGTTGACAAGAATCCCATTGAAGTGTCTTCTGAGGAAGATGTCCACGTGATAGATGCAGATAATCTAATAAAAGAAGCTCATCCTGAAAACTTTGTGGAAAGAGATACCACTGATGCCCAACAGCCCGCTGGGCTTACCTCTGATTCTGCTCATGCTACTGCTGCTGGAAGCATGCCAATGGAGGAGGACGCAGATGGACGTATTAGGATACATGTAGCCTCCACAACGAAGCAACAGAAAGAGGAGATCAGGAAGAAGCTTGAAGATCAGCTTAACGTAGTCAGAGGAATGGTAAAGAAGATAGAGGATAAAGAGGGCGAGATTGGTGCATATAACGATTCTCGTGTTTTGATTAACACTGGTATTAATAATGGAGGAGGGAGGATTCTGTCAGGGTTTGCATCAGCTGGACTTCCTCGTGAGGTCATTAGAGCACCAAGGCCTGTAAATCAACTAAGTATATCAGTGTTGGAGAATACTCAGGGAGTCAATGAGCATGtggaaaaggagaaaagaaCACCCAAGGCAAATCAGTTTTATAGAAATTCAGAGTTTTTACTTGGTGACAAGTTACCACCTGCAGAGAGtaacaagaaatcaaaatcgagTTCAAAGAAGCAAGGAGGGGACGTTGGGCATGGTTTTGGTGCAGGGACTAAAGTTTTCAAGAATTGCAGTGCTCTGCTTGAAAGGCTGATGAAGCATAAGCATGGTTGGGTGTTCAATGCTCCAGTAGACGTGAAGGGTCTAGGTTTACTTGATTATTACACCATTATCGAGCACCCTATGGATTTGGGAACTATCAAGTCTGCGTTAATGAAGAATTTGTACAAGTCACCAAGAGAATTTGCAGAGGATGTTAGACTTACTTTCCACAATGCTATGACTTACAACCCAGAAGGACAAGATGTCCATCTCATGGCGGTTACGCTATTACAGATCTTTGAGGAAAGATGGGCTGTAATAGAGGCAGATTATAATCGTGAAATGAGATTTGTCACTGGTTATGAAATGAACCTTCCAACTCCTACAATGAGGTCTAGACTGGGTCCTACAATGCCACCACCACCTATCAATGTGAGGAATACGATAGACCGGGCAGACTGGAGTAATCGCCAACCAACTACAACACCTGGAAGAACACCGACCAGTGCAACACCTTCTGGAAGGACACCTGCTCTGAAGAAGCCAAAGGCAAACGaaccaaataaaagagatatgACGTATGAGGAGAAGCAGAAGCTTAGTGGCCATTTGCAGAACTTGCCTCCAGATAAACTAGATGCAATTGTACAAATCGTTAACAAGAGGAATACTGCGGTGAAGCTACGggatgaagaaattgaagttGATATTGATAGTGTTGATCCAGAGACCCTGTGGGAGTTGGACAGATTTGTAACCAACTATAAAAAGGGCTTGagcaagaaaaagagaaaagctGAGCTAGCTATTCAAGCTAGAGCAGAAGCCGAGAGGAATAGCCAACAACAGATG GCTCCAGCACCAGCGGCACATGAGTTTTCTAGAGAGGGTGGCAACACAG CTAAAAAGACACTACCTACGCCATTACCTTCTCAAGTGGAGAAGCAAAACAATGAGACAAGCAGATCAAGTAGTTCAAGCAGCTCTTCCAGTTCCAGCTCGTCTAGTG ATTCAGACAGCGACAGCTCTTCATCATCTGGATCAGATCAGACCTAG
- a CDS encoding diiron containing four-helix bundle family ferritin protein, putative (Protein of unknown function DUF455) (Protein of unknown function DUF455; CONTAINS InterPro DOMAIN/s: Protein of unknown function DUF455 (InterPro:IPR007402); BEST Arabidopsis thaliana protein match is: Protein of unknown function DUF455 (TAIR:AT5G04520.1); Has 954 Blast hits to 954 proteins in 412 species: Archae - 0; Bacteria - 697; Metazoa - 13; Fungi - 46; Plants - 75; Viruses - 0; Other Eukaryotes - 123 (source: NCBI BLink).), whose product MLIHHLRPFSTASLSPRSLTISTALSSSSTKQQHKLWSGLENWRKSPVNDLRLWGPTGPLLPSSSDSISADFYGLVSAASSLADLGALVLSTSDPLSKSHISHLAFSRWRRENLPVGSISHLPSSPARPPKPLLVATNQVPNPKDSNLPLNAHMLHNLAHVELNAIDLAWDTVARFSPFFDLLGHNFFDDFAHVADDESRHFLWCSQRLAELGFKYGDIPANNLLMRECEKTSNNVAARLACIPLVQEARGLDAGPRLVKRLTGFGDNRTSKIVAKIAEEEVAHVAVGVDWFLSVCQKMNRAPSPTFKDLIKEYGVELRGPFNHSAREVAGIPRDWYDPSCGTEVDKGDNEQGDKEQLSAVYDRLTHIISMESENSSLEKPAK is encoded by the exons atgttgattcatcatcttcgtccTTTTTCAACTGCTTCTCTGTCTCCTCGTTCTCTCACCATTTCCACtgctctctcttcttcttcgacgAAGCAACAACACAAGCTTTGGTCTGGTCTCGAAAACTGGAGAAAGAGTCCTGTCAACGACCTCCGTCTCTGGGGTCCTACTGGTCctctccttccttcttcttctgactCCATCTCCGCCGACTTCTACGGTCTCGTCTCAGCTGCATCTTCTCTCGCTGATCTCGGAGCACTCGTTCTCTCAACCTCCGATCCTCTCTCCAAATCTCATATCTCCCATTTAGCTTTCTCTCGTTGGCGCCGTGAGAATCTCCCTGTTGGCTCAATCTctcatcttccttcttctccagctCGTCCTCCCAAACCTCTCCTC GTTGCGACCAACCAAGTCCCAAATCCGAAAGACTCAAACCTTCCTCTCAATGCTCATATGCTTCATAATCTAGCTCATGTTGAGCTTAATGCTATTGATTTGGCTTGGGATACTGTTGCTCGTTTCTCTCCTTTCTTCGACCTTTTGGGTCACAACTTCTTTGATGACTTTGCTCATGTTGCTGATGATGAGAGTCGCCATTTCTTGTGGTGTTCCCAGAGACTCGCTGAGCTTGGTTTCAA gtaTGGAGATATACCGGCTAATAATTTGCTCATGAGGGAATGCGAGAAAACTTCCAACAATGTCGCTGCTCGCTTGGCTTGTATCCCTCTTGTTCAG GAGGCTAGAGGACTTGATGCTGGACCTAGGTTGGTCAAACGGCTGACAGGATTTGGAGATAACAGGACTTCGAAAATCGTGGCGAAGATCGCTGAGGAGGAAGTTGCACATGTAGCTGTTGGTGTAGACTGGTTTCTCTCTGTGTGTCAAAAGATGAACCGTGCTCCTTCCCCTACATTTAAAG ATCTGATCAAAGAGTATGGTGTCGAGTTAAGGGGCCCTTTCAACCACTCAGCTCGGGAGGTAGCTGGCATTCCGCGAGATTG GTATGATCCATCATGTGGCACGGAAGTGGATAAAGGCGATAACGAACAGGGTGACAAGGAGCAACTCTCTGCa GTTTACGATAGGCTCACTCACATTATCTCAATGGAGAGTGAGAATTCAAGTCTTGAAAAGCCTGCCAAATGA